Proteins co-encoded in one Xiphophorus couchianus chromosome 3, X_couchianus-1.0, whole genome shotgun sequence genomic window:
- the LOC114141815 gene encoding B-cell receptor CD22-like yields MVGPLIFLLIGSVLQGCNSFQVNLAQTVHVMTGSCVTIPCSFDVTKKHQKNLNNQCVVKWFSSKPKAQQLIDRDPVTGNLTKKDCTTTFNKMQTNDTETYYLRLECNNGLKYSFQNSKVKIEVTDNFPSPTLTPSTLKIKEGESVSLMCSAPAPCLPHPPTLTWTPTLGEIQETLQENRNKTKFKTSVLNFTASLLHNKQNISCTAVYKKQDGSSDAAFTTGLMPDVLYSPKNLTVSASPSGSVLENSNVVLTCNSNANPAEQNYTWYRADEGQETVIGTGKILNIKVSTDKKIFFCKAVNEIGEGRSELRHIDVWFPSQILFSSNCTKTANQLNCSCETVGNPTPMTHWFLNGQPVSPSSQVVVTKEFLNGSPLRSFITVNEPQNKDLSTLLCFSSNSLGSASKQFFVSGLESSRENQGQITLAGFIATVVAFVLVVFALLVLIWFQKTHSKPRGIGGDIDTNAYLMTEESQVPNMIEDAIYANTAELSQAEICQPSNGTDNEISESSGKKSEDLVYARVNWSRKMKAKKPENDANMKLTGNSFSEEEKFERGDMLFLSSALEMGSLYAEVKTRNVKVNMLSLNS; encoded by the exons ATGGTTGGACCTTTGATATTTCTTCTCATTGGCTCTGTACTCCAAG gctgTAACAGCTTTCAAGTGAATCTGGCGCAGACTGTACATGTTATGACAGGATCATGTGTGACCATTCCCTGCTCCTTTGATGTAACGAAGAAACATCAAAAGAACTTAAATAACCAATGTGTAGTTAAATGGTTTTCATCTAAACCCAAAGCTCAACAACTAATTGATAGAGATCCAGTAACAGGAAACCTAACAAAGAAAGACTGCACCACAACCTTCAACAAAATGCAGACTAATGACACCGAGACTTATTACTTGAGACTGGAGTGCAACAATGGTCTAAAATACAGTTTCCaaaactcaaaagtaaaaattgagGTCACAG ATAATTTCCCCTCACCAACTCTGACTCCGTCCACACTGAAGATAAAGGAGGGAGAGTCAGTGAGTCTGATGTGCTCTGCTCCAGCTCCATGTCTGCCTCATCCTCCGACACTGACTTGGACCCCAACACTGGGCGAGATTCAAGAAACACTGCAGGAGAATCGGAACAAAACCAAATTCAAGACCTCTGTTCTGAACTTCACTGCTTCTCTCCTCCACaataaacagaacatttccTGCACTGCTGTGTACAAGAAACAAGATGGAAGCTCTGATGCAGCTTTTACCACAGGATTAATGCCAGATGTTTTAT attccCCTAAAAATCTCACAGTTTCAGCCAGTCCGTCTGGTTCGGTTCTAGAGAACAGCAATGTGGTTCTGACATGCAACAGTAATGCCAACCCAGCCGAGCAGAATTACACCTGGTATAGAGCTGATGAAGGACAGGAAACTGTCATTGGAACTGGAAAGATTTTGAACATTAAAGTTTCAACAGacaagaagatttttttctgcaaagctGTAAATGAGATTGGAGAAGGACGTTCCGAACTCAGGCATATAGATGTTTGGT TCCCTTCACAGATCCTGTTCTCATCAAACTGCACCAAAACTGCAAATCAGCTCAACTGCTCCTGTGAAACGGTGGGAAACCCGACTCCAATGACTCATTGGTTCTTGAATGGGCAACCTGTTAGTCCATCTAGCCAGGTGGTGGTTACAAAAGAGTTTCTAAATGGCTCACCTTTGAGGAGCTTCATCACTGTGAATGAGCCACAGAACAAAGATCTGTCCACCTTGCTGTGCTTCAGCTCCAACTCCTTGGGATCAGCCAGTAAACAGTTTTTTGTCAGCGGCCTTGAGAGCTCAAGAGAAAACCAAG GTCAAATCACACTGGCTGGTTTCATTGCCACAGTTGTTGCTTTTGTACTGGTAGTATTTGCCCTCCTGGTTTTAATCTG GTTTCAAAAGACACACTCCAAACCTAGAGGGATTGGAGGTGATATTGATACAAATGCATATCTAATGACGGAGGAAAGTCAG GTACCAAACATGATTGAAGATGCAATTTATGCAAACACTGCTGAACTTAGTCAAGCAGAAATTTGCCAACCTTCAAATGGAACTGACAACGAAATCAGTGAAAGTTCAGGAAAGAAAAGTGAAGATCTGGTTTATGCCCGTGTGAATTGGTCAAGAAAGATGAAAGCAAAGAAGCCGGAGAATGATGCAAACATGAAACTCACTGGCAACTCCTTTTCAGAGGAGGAGAAATTTGAGAGGGGAGACATGCTTTTTTTGAGCTCTGCACTGGAAATGGGAAGTCTGTATGCAGAAGTTAAGACCAGAAATGTAAAAGTGAATATGCTCAGCTTAAATTCATGA